One Verrucomicrobiota bacterium DNA window includes the following coding sequences:
- a CDS encoding GatB/YqeY domain-containing protein produces MSLLANLDNDIKDAMRAKQMDKLNVLRMLKSAIKYASIEKHGADAEASDAEFMQVAQKEIKKRHDSVAAYEKIGKADAADKERAEISIIKGYLPKELPPDEAKSLAKSCVEELGAKTKADMGPVMKLAREKAAGRIDGKTLSHLVQELLK; encoded by the coding sequence ATGTCGTTACTTGCAAACCTAGATAATGATATCAAAGATGCCATGCGAGCCAAACAAATGGATAAGCTCAATGTCCTACGCATGCTAAAATCTGCCATAAAGTATGCATCTATTGAAAAACACGGAGCAGATGCTGAGGCCTCTGATGCTGAGTTTATGCAGGTGGCACAGAAGGAAATCAAAAAACGCCATGACTCTGTGGCCGCCTATGAAAAAATCGGTAAAGCAGATGCTGCGGATAAAGAAAGAGCTGAAATTTCGATTATCAAAGGGTATTTACCTAAAGAACTACCACCTGACGAAGCAAAGTCCTTGGCCAAGTCTTGTGTAGAAGAGTTAGGAGCAAAAACAAAGGCTGATATGGGACCTGTCATGAAGTTAGCTAGGGAAAAAGCTGCTGGCCGCATCGATGGAAAGACTTTGAGCCATTTAGTGCAAGAACTCCTAAAATAG